A genomic region of Cryptococcus gattii WM276 chromosome F, complete sequence contains the following coding sequences:
- a CDS encoding uncharacterized protein (Similar to TIGR gene model, INSD accession AAW44376.1) translates to MSLSSSTLSLKFMQRGLARAAASTPQQQRGDSKPSSSAGPSTPTPAAAGNSNDRPEEVSQALAREEQAKWFIPRQNRSTAASTSQIRDGGIQVKFEASYAPFLPGYEESPDEEDEEEDKDVFETQAGGGRMVFGGFGKAKGKEKAEGEEGEGDADDDERLEEDGEVKSKRAKPITTKKPARKEQPKTFLRPALSPPPSQPKPTSNHPISKSSSSHVPQISQKKSAKRPPPESPAKPSTSGVSKKAKVESGTDAPKKDGNTSKSTGAGKTLDERQKILKAQKKAEKKKAKTQQGAN, encoded by the exons ATgtctctctcctcctccacaCTCTCCCTCAAGTTCATGCAACGGGGCCTTGCGCGCGCAGCTGCATCCACCCCACAGCAGCAGCGTGGCGACTCGAAACCGTCTAGCAGTGCAGGCCCATCGACTCCCACACCTGCTGCAGCCGGTAATTCAAACGATAGGCCTGAAGAAGTCTCGCAGGCACTCGCTAGGGAGGAACAGGCCAAGTGGTTCATCCCACGCCAAAATCGCTCGACTGCTGCTAGCACCAGTCAGATAAGGGATGGCGGCATACAGGTAAAATTTGAAGCAAGTTATGCTCCTTTCTTACCTGGCTATGAAGAATCCCCGGATgaggaggacgaagaagaggacaaggatgTGTTTGAGACGCAAGCTGGAGGGGGAAGAATGGTGTTCGGCGGATTTGGGAAAGCTaaagggaaggagaaggccgaaggggaggaaggagaaggcgacgctgatgatgatgaacgtctggaggaagatggagaggtCAAGAGCAAGAGGGCCAAACCTATAACAACGAAAAAGCCTGCGAGAAAG GAGCAACCAAAGACATTCCTTCGTCCAGCCCTTTCTCCGCCTCCGTCTCAGCCGAAGCCTACTTCCAACCACCCTATATCAAAATCAAGTTCATCACATGTCCCACAAATATCGCAAAAGAAGAGCGCAAAACGTCCACCGCCCGAATCACCGGCCAAACCAAGTACTTCTGGTGTATCGAAAAAAGCCAAGGTCGAGTCTGGCACGGATGCTCCCAAGAAGGACGGTAATACCAGCAAGAGTACTGGGGCTGGAAAAACATTGGACGAGAGGCAGAAGATATTGAAAGcgcagaagaaggcagaaaaaaagaaagctAAGACCCAGCAGGGTGCGAATTGA
- a CDS encoding uncharacterized protein (Similar to TIGR gene model, INSD accession AAW44381.1), with the protein MSPSLDSSRPIVIIGAGIIGLTTAVCVLKSDYYKQHRPPIHIIADHLPNDPLDAKYASTIAGAHHLSFADDGDERQRKWDMRTFQIMYEQWRQSGEESGLMALKQTELFVGQKEHLKIYEEHPNFMTLPVSELPPDVDHAVSFTSLTITPSVYLNRLMKQISSLSNGEVKIHRFHLPCLSFLSHPSITALIGQEPPAAVMICVGLGALLLGGVNDSSVYPTRGQVVMIRAPWVRSGYTRQVGNLNGGEGGERTYVIPRANGEIILGGTREEGDWYPYPREETTKDILKRALEICPNLCPANLVTQPLSGTYGHSSILAANEQSPSHENPLDSLIIDSLVGFRPSRKGGIRLERGPDLGEDTAVIYHYGHGGAGWQSSWGTAEEAVALLCKAIGIEGMEAGSNSKDSHSVIPDITYRL; encoded by the exons ATGTCTCCTTCTCTTGACTCTTCTCGACCCATCGTGATCATTGGAGCAGGCATCATAGGCCTCACTACTGCCGTTTGTGTCCTCAAATCTGATTACTACAAGCAACATCGTCCTCCAATCCATATCATCGCGGACCATCTGCCCAACGATCCGCTTGACGCCAAATATGCCTCGACCATCGCGGGTGCCCACCATCTGAGTTTCGCAGATGATGGAGATGAACGGCAGCGCAAATGGGATATGAGGA CTTTCCAAATCATGTATGAACAGTGGAGGCAATCGGGAGAAGAATCGGGGCTGATGGCTCTAAAACAAACCGAACTGTTTGTGGGGCAGAAGGAACATTTAAAGATATACGAAGAACATCCTAAT TTTATGACTCTTCCGGTATCAGAACTCCCACCCGATGTTGATCACGCGGTCTCCTTTACTTCTCTCACCATTACACCGTCAGTGTATCTCAATCGCCTCATGAAGCAAATTTCCTCGCTCTCCAATGGTGAGGTAAAGATACACCgcttccatcttccttgcCTCAGCTTCCTCTCCCATCCCTCTATCACAGCTTTGATAGGACAGGAACCACCTGCTGCGGTCATGATCTGTGTAGGACTAGGCGCCCTTCTGCTAGGTGGCGTAAACGATTCATCAGTGTACCCTACCAGGGGCCAAGTAGTCATGATACGTGCCCCCTGGGTACGTTCTGGATACACAAGACAAGTTGGGAATCTCAATGGCGGGGAAGGTGGGGAGAGGACGTATGTCATTCCCCGTGCCAATGGGGAGATAATTCTTGGCGGTACaagagaggagggagaCTGGTACCCATACCCAAGAGAGGAGACTACTAAAGACATCCTCAAAAGAGCATTGGAAATATGTCCCAATCTTTGTCCTGCTAATCTAGTAACTCAACCTCTGTCAGGCACCTACGGCCATTCATCCATCTTAGCCGCCAACGAACAATCACCTTCCCATGAAAACCCTCTTGATTCACTCATCATCGACAGTCTGGTCGGGTTTCGTCCATCGAGGAAGGGGGGTATCAGGCTAGAAAGGGGACCTGACCTGGGTGAGGACACAGCAGTCATATATCACTATGGACACGGAGGGGCGGGTTGGCAGAGCTCTTGGGGGACAGCCGAAGAAGCTGTTGCTCTGCTTTGCAAGGCGATTGGAATTGAGGGAATGGAGGCAGGATCAAACTCGAAGGATTCTCACTCAGTAATACCCGACATTACATATAGGTTATAA
- a CDS encoding uncharacterized protein (Similar to TIGR gene model, INSD accession AAW44208.1), which produces MSSSPRMNSSFSRRDNQLEKDDLFGSVPTHFNSSTRLAYDAGPHNNYMTPQPLSHGRSWSKVPTRSCIPTNPTKRRLLFFGIPIILVIVAAAIIGGVVGSQKHHSSGDGSSSGAIPSGTSGTSGGEGSNSTSDTNNGNTWNTFIQPGSGGDGSIVTTDLGVNFTYLNAFGGTWAQNPYDPYSVSGQAQSWSPSLLEDWVWGEHIVRGVNIGGWLVTEPFIVPSLYEKYQTSTPKAIDEYTLSQAMGDNLATEMEEHYKTFVTEEDFALIAGAGLNYVRIALGYWAVETIDGEPYLAKVSWNYFLKAIDWARKYGLRLLIDFHALPGSQNGWNHSGKTGSVNWLYGVMGVANAQRSLETLRSIVEYISQDGIKQIVPMIGLVNEVQGKTVGQDVLTAFYYQAYELIRGISGYGAGNGPIILLHEGFYGIAAWNGFLAGADRIGLDQHPYLAFPVTQIPDNHTVQAHTVCGWGGGTNDTSTSYGIIIGGEWSNAINDCAYWLNGVDSTPQFELTGTGNCTGVEEWFNYSDETKQSIMDYTLANMDGYPTSPMWHYKLGLEQGWMPKDPRVAGGHCQNIGVGGNQFAGTYPASAVGSFPTDVATPTIDPTQVASHSVWPPTALGPTPSYSAAQITLFPTLTQTGTRNVLATPTHPSNVTLGGGWANAADATGAWVRVAGCDYPDEYDANTAAVPTAQCTGSL; this is translated from the exons ATGTCGTCCTCGCCCAGGATGAATTCCTCATTTAGCAGAAGGGATAACCAGCTGGAAAAGGACGACCTGTTTGGCAGTGTTCCGACGCACTTCAACTCTAGCACTAGGCTGGCCTATGATGCGGGCCCGCATAATAACTATATGACACCCCAACCTCTGAGCCACGGTCGAAGCTGGTCCAAGGTGCCTACACGTTCTTGCATACCCACTAACCCAACCAAACGTCGCCTTTTGTTTTTTGGCATCCCCATTATCTTAGTCATTGTGGCAGCTGCCATCATCGGAGGTGTGGTGGGATCGCAAAAACACCATAGCTCGGGCGATGGCAGCAGTAGTGGGGCCATTCCCTCCGGCACCTCTGGTACGTCCGGTGGTGAAGGGTCAAACTCTACCAGTGACACAAATAATGGGAACACTTGGAACACATTTATCCAACCGGGCTCGGGCGGTGACGGATCTATTGTCACCACGGATCTCGGTGTAAACTTTACCTATTTGAATGCTTTTGGTGGAACCTGGGCCCAAAACCCTTACGACCCATATTCT GTCTCTGGTCAAGCTCAGAGCTGGAGCCCGAGCTTGTTAGAAGACTGGGTCTGGGGAGAACATATTGTTCGAGG CGTCAATATTGGCGGATGGCTGGTGACCGAAC CTTTTATTGTCCCAAGTCTGTATGAGAAATATCAAACTTCCACGCCAAAAGCCATCGATGAGTATACATTGTCGCAAGC AATGGGAGATAACCTTGCTACTGAGATGGAAGAGCATTACAAGACATTCGTC ACTGAAGAAGACTTTGCTTTGATTGCTGGGGCGGGTCTCAACTACGTTCG TATTGCACTAGGCTACTGGGCTGTCGAGACGATCGACGGCGAACCATATCTCGCAAAGGTTTCTTGGAA CTACTTCCTCAAAGCCATTGACTGGGCTCGAAAGTACGGTCTTCGTCTTTTAATCGACTTTCATGCGTTACCAG GATCCCAAAATGGCTGGAATCACTCTGGCAAAACCGGGTCTGTCAACTGGTTGTACGGTGTCATGGGCGTCGCCAATGCTCAGCGCTCTCTCGAGACGCTCCGATCAATTGTCGAATACATTTCCCAAGATGGTATCAAACAAATAGTCCCTATGATTGGCCTCGTCAATGAAGTTCAGGGGAAGACCGTCGGCCAAGATGTGCTGACTGCCTT CTATTACCAAGCCTATGAGCTGATCCGGGGAATATCCGGCTATGGTGCAGGTAATGGTCCCATCATCTTACTGCACGAAGGTTTCTACGGGATTGCTGCTTGGAATGGATTCTTGGCAGGTGCTGACAGAAT CGGCCTCGATCAACACCCTTACTTGGCATTTCCCGTCACCCAGATTCCCGACAATCACACTGTCCAAGCTCACACTGTCTGTGGTTGGGGTGGCGGTACCAATGACACTTCTACTAGCTATGGCATTATTATCGGTGGTGAATGGTCCAATGCGATTAACGACTGTGCCTACTGGCTCAACGGTGTTGACTCTACTCCCCAATTTGAGCTCACGGGAACCGGAAACTGTACCGGGGTTGAAGAATGGTTCAACTATTCTGATGAAACCAAACAAAGCATCATGGATTATACTTTGGCCAACATGGAT GGATATCCGACCAGTCCAATGTGGCACTACAAACTGGGATTGGAGCAAGGATGGATGCCAAAAGACCCAAGAGTTGCAGGAGGTCACTGCCAAAACATCGGTGTAGGAGGGAACCAG TTTGCCGGTACGTACCCTGCTTCAGCTGTCGGCTCCTTTCCCACCGATGTTGCCACACCGACTATCGATCCGACGCAAGTCGCTTCTCATTCTGTTTGGCCTCCTACCGCCCTTGGGCCGACTCCATCCTACTCTGCCGCGCAAATAACCCTGTTCCCGACACTTACTCAGACGGGCACTAGGAACGTCCTTGCAACGCCTACTCACCCCAGTAATGTGACGTTGGGAGGTGGCTGGGCAAATGCCGCCGATGCTACAGGGGCTTGGGTGAGAGTAGCTGGATGTGATTACCCAGA TGAGTATGACGCGAATACGGCGGCTGTTCCCACAGCCCAGTGTACCGGATCCCTATAG
- a CDS encoding uncharacterized protein (Similar to TIGR gene model, INSD accession AAW44374.1), with the protein MVNEEVSLTSEDLLCPLTTIRDTFLRLNSETISIPKLRALLAWHKKRISTPWEPFERASPTFRDTINKPSFILPRTNVTFEVDATTRKLALRLSDALDLNEIGAFLATKSYLTYSLDEETDEDKVLERLLMWVAEEALAAPQIALAVLRISDDETPQGQLAYDVRVEAIGDPEKYIEGLFRAFSGLAQREVEQKRGIDPLFWATHQLRLQENILNLLFVVLYQTPRRPAAISEGLLRGCIMSSFGTSQANRKIWEEDATSQRVAVRIRDLLLLIAIESLCLGQIISPLDPLERDNLSTLIQSKETITSIHDFLAENSNDLSPHYPGVEPGTIPLPLWPMPIICLVWSMILRSLPLALVPPAGEDGVTWQDMAIRALRLPSGLFPWMEAILEGPLMQDDGDAFIGSEELYYRKVFKDVLIGLTELVQLESIADKSGLYRSWELLFGGGSLLSSSLSAADFWIADFPYSERRAVLDRSQFPYQPVNLLRVLAALTGNGETQAFGTEPAAQVQHYFTSLPTITHAFEPSWCQSLGREEGIEVVEATHTLVLPGGESIPRGSKGVVLSNNNSQQVMWTNQIVSGWALMFEILQAAAGIRPVDEKARPSADHPTDSIYLSVRDLDIQLPSAQILAAGLKFLRNILQSTAYIKATVLSLLNPEEQLSSGQLILQLALTVLHHSRISDLAMDVGVVTDAVDIVEALITAPSSNVWPALRASGFFDASGKKRGSVAGLIQSESVKGQHILTVTVLRLVLTLVQNREHVPESDTIVLTSALNLVFLDIWNNFSSWRYQDVARKYELSTLVTTIFDIVLSHPMIPDSNTPTPAAKVLIDLFITSASPLTYRPLIDAITQSNNLVSRLIVHRRQADAQMVSKCLDEAMSFLCTLLRTAALIGTPANALPKSLFGLPVSIPSGSKIQLVDSLFDLASIPIAIESNVLNVLKTLRTYLEVTGGEPHRPSLASMLRSPTKTCNDLMEVVKRTTDLDVQTAVWNLLASVIITQPGCVQSAVGSAKEHELEGALKVAVVEVEEWEDKFRNAPHMLAAVLSFIQSAMRSAGADDAIAILRKDKQFWQSVFELSTRIVPAPPSFSLSLHSEDFTNRITQYAYCVQAKANATSLLAAELAYAVNNDVDEEPETKARELALSLFRNEMALQEASLMACHSSCVPELHDEQERKMRESGINVKSLRTSKLACEREYGLGYLYDGAVVIPDSSTRQATATLALDLLNLNWSMLDADVALSRSFKLLAESIAAWTEGDVLAMRAALRGAIAAGEIIGEEYREGDVMLAIQVERLSILAVLLETALDPYEADYTPDSGLVQQISAFVYNIVNSQIFPPIISLRHPDLPPIHQPVLRVLYLVLNNMSNGQSTSAPAAAREAVVDAATVFALESADIVLDFIVRGVQPGFTAVISMIVAVLCEISELSTTTNAWLDRVQGVNLVRRSLDVLVRTRIVDGQVPLHISSILLLHLALASNPTSVEKLAVSGILPAYSDNAIVAEAEVGRIEAPPSAYNSVHGAWCGMLRVVKALLSTLPDTATFTRTDVVPFLRVASAQMVRAMSWDGETLLTKPALEEMELAADIYFGGACALGPKSLDDFALPALNLLKGIRFAFSHPRLLSTLLVPSSEEEKGKLEDELALIDDEKDADLFDVKRTPIIAGRTTTLLRIARTVLFTLVVITRAWEALREAIEPEQVEDNILLTDDETAGGTSSDPVGIINDIYVLTQNILERLPSLTPTLGGQYKLTPSADATQAIRDIATQLLESSSLVSFTQLLLRHALLAPEEQGFEQDTSTDLDADSASVKRRLSLSQGGSKEGMVLRELAGDLRGMLIGEGGMMGVLRNMTDRVFGAEEA; encoded by the exons ATGGTAAACGAGGAGGTCTCTCTTACCAGCGAAGACTTACTATG CCCACTCACAACCATCCGAGATACATTCCTCAGACTGAACTCTGAAACAATCTCCATCCCAAAACTACGCGCTCTCCTCGCTTGGCACAAGAAGCGTATATCAACTCCATGGGAACCATTTGAGCGTGCTTCACCTACCTTTAGAGATACCATCAACAAACCTTCATTCATCCTTCCTCGCACCAATGTCACCTTCGAAGTCGACGCTACCACTCGCAAGTTGGCGCTCAGACTTTCCGATGCGCTGGACTTGAACGAGATTGGGGCATTCTTGGCGACCAAATCATATCTCACATACAGCTTAGATGAGGAGACGGATGAAGATAAAGTGCTAGAGAGATTGTTGATGTGGGTCGCCGAAGAAGCGTTAGCTGCCCCACAGATTGCGTTGGCAGTTCTGAGAATTTCAGATGATGAAACACCGCAAGGACAGTTGGCATATGATGTGCGTGTAGAGGCAATTGGTGATCCTGAAAAGTACATCGAGGGATTGTTCAGGGCGTTTAGTGGACTGGCGCAAAGAGAAGTGGAACAGAAAAGGGGAATCGACCCACTCTTTTG GGCAACACACCAACTACGTCTCCAAGAAAATATTCTCAATCTGCTTTTTGTGGTGCTCTATCAGACTCCCAGGCGTCCAGCTGCCATCTCCGAAGGCCTTCTTCGAGGATGTATCATGTCCTCTTTCGGCACTTCACAAGCAAACCGTAAAATttgggaagaagatgccACCTCTCAACGTGTCGCTGTCCGAATACGAGATCTGCTTCTCTTGATTGCGATTGAAAGTCTGTGTCTTGGACAAATCATCTCTCCTCTCGATCCGCTCGAACGTGACAATCTTAGCACTCTAATTCAATCAAAAGAGACTATCACATCTATCCACGACTTCCTCGCCGAGAACTCCAACGACCTTTCTCCCCATTATCCCGGAGTGGAACCTGGAACGATACCTTTACCGCTCTGGCCCATGCCAATCATCTGCCTCGTTTGGTCCATGATACTTCGGTCATTACCACTTGCTCTCGTTCCTCCGGCTGGTGAAGATGGCGTCACATGGCAGGATATGGCTATCAGGGCACTAAGACTGCCTTCAGGACTGTTCCCTTGGATGGAAGCCATCTTGGAAGGACCTTTAATGCaagatgatggtgatgcCTTTATTGGGAGTGAAGAGCTCTACTACCGAAAAGTATTCAAAG ATGTTTTGATCGGGTTGACGGAATTGGTCCAACTGGAAAGCATCGCGGATAAGTCTGGGCTTTATCGAAGCTGGGAGCTGTTATTTGGAGGT GGCTCCCTATTATCATCTTCACTCAGTGCTGCCGACTTTTGGATCGCCGATTTCCCCTACAGTGAACGACGAGCAGTCTTGGACAGAAGTCAATTCCCTTATCAGCCCGTAAACCTTCTTCGGGTCCTCGCTGCTTTGACTGGAAACGGCGAAACTCAAGCATTTGGTACCGAGCCTGCCGCTCAAGTTCAACACTACTTTACCAGCCTGCCTACCATCACACATGCCTTTGAACCATCATGGTGTCAGAGCCTAGGTAGGGAGGAAGGTATCGAGGTGGTCGAGGCTACGCACACATTGGTACTGCCTGGTGGTGAAAGCATCCCTCGAGGATCCAAGGGTGTGGTTCTTTCGAATAACAACTCTCAGCAGGTTATGTGGACCAACCAAATCGTTTCTGGATGGGCTCTCATGTTCGAAATCCTCCAGGCTGCAGCTGGTATTCGTCCTGTCGACGAAAAGGCTCGTCCGAGTGCCGATCACCCCACCGATAGCATCTACCTCTCTGTACGTGACCTCGACATCCAACTTCCCTCCGCCCAAATTCTCGCTGCGGGCCTCAAGTTCCTTCGCAACATCTTGCAATCTACTGCATACATCAAAGCCACTGTTCTCAGTCTGCTGAACCCCGAGGAGCAGCTCTCTTCGGGTCAACTGATCCTTCAGCTCGCTCTTACAGTGTTACATCACTCAAGGATTTCCGACCTTGCGATGGATGTTGGGGTAGTGACGGATGCGGTTGATATCGTTGAGGCACTCATCACTGCGCCGTCTAGTAATGTCTGGCCAGCATTAAGGGCGTCAGGCTTCTTTGACGCTAGTGGAAAAAAGCGAGGGAGTGTTGCTGGGTTGATCCAATCTGAAAGCGTCAAGGGACAACATATTTTGACTGTCACTGTTCTGAGGCTTGTACTTACCCTTGTACAGAACAGGGAGCATGTGCCAGAAAGCGATACAATCGTCCTCACATCGGCGTTAAACTTGGTCTTCTTGGACATATGGAACAATTTCTCCTCCTGGAGATATCAAGATGTAGCTAGAAAATACGAATTGTCAACTTTGGTAACTACCATCTTTGACATCGTTCTTTCCCATCCTATGATCCCCGATTCCAACACTCCCACTCCAGCTGCCAAGGTTCTCATTGACTTGTTCATCACATCGGCCTCACCTCTTACTTACCGACCTTTGATTGACGCCATCACTCAATCAAACAACCTCGTTTCTAGATTGATTGTGCACCGCCGTCAAGCCGATGCTCAGATGGTGAGCAAGTGTCTCGACGAGGCCATGTCCTTCCTCTGTACTCTTTTACGCACTGCTGCGCTTATTGGTACACCTGCCAATGCCTTGCCAAAGTCCTTATTTGGTCTCCCTGTCTCTATTCCGTCAGGCAGCAAAATTCAACTCGTTGACTCCTTGTTCGACCTCGCCTCCATTCCTATCGCCATAGAATCCAATGTTTTAAATGTTCTCAAGACATTAAGGACTTATCTCGAAGTAACTGGCGGCGAGCCTCATCGTCCATCTTTGGCGAGTATGCTTAGAAGCCCTACAAAGACCTGCAATGATCTCATGGAAGTGGTGAAGAGAACAACAGATTTGGACGTGCAGACGGCGGTCTGGAATCTCTTGGCTAGCGTGATCATCACTCAACCTGGTTGCGTTCAGTCTGCTGTAGGGTCTGCCAAGGAGCACGAACTTGAAGGGGCTCTCAAGGTTGCGGTAGTTGAGGTggaagaatgggaagaCAAGTTTAGGAATGCCCCTCACATGCTTGCGGCTGTGTTGAGCTTTATCCAGTCTGCGATGCGCTCCGCTGGGGCAGACGATGCGATCGCCATTCTCCGAAAGGACAAGCAATTCTGGCAAAGTGTGTTTGAGCTTTCAACGCGTATCGTGcctgctcctccttccttctccctttcccttcatTCCGAAGATTTTACCAATCGCATCACGCAGTACGCATATTGTGTTCAAGCAAAGGCCAATGCCACTTCACTTCTTGCCGCGGAACTAGCGTACGCGGTAAACAATGACGTTGATGAAGAACCGGAAACCAAGGCGCGAGAACTGGCTCTGAGTTTGTTTAGGAATGAAATGGCGCTGCAGGAAGCAAGCTTGATGGCCTGTCACTCAAGTTGTGTACCCGAACTCCATGATGAGCAGGAGAGAAAGATGAGGGAGAGTGGTATTAATGTGAAATCTTTGAGAACGTCAAAATTGGCCTGTGAAAGAGAGTACGGGCTCGGATATCTCTATG ACGGCGCTGTAGTGATTCCCGATTCATCCACCAGGCAGGCTACAGCGACATTGGCCCTTGACCTTTTGAATCTCAATTGGTCTATGCTCGATGCCGATGTTGCCCTCTCTCGTTCCTTCAAACTTTTAGCCGAGAGTATTGCGGCATGGACGGAAGGTGATGTGTTGGCCATGAGGGCTGCGCTTCGGGGGGCTATTGCCGCGGGTGAGATTATTGGCGAAGAATACCGGGAAGGAGACGTGATGCTTGCCATTCAAGTCGAACGCCTATCCATCCTTGCTGTTTTACTAGAGACTGCTTTGGACCCATATGAAGCAGACTACACACCCGACTCAGGCCTAGTTCAACAAATTTCAGCATTCGTCTACAACATTGTCAACAGCCAGATTTTTCCTCCTATTATCTCTCTCCGCCATCCCGATCTCCCTCCCATCCACCAGCCCGTGCTCAGAGTCCTTTACCTTGTTCTCAATAACATGTCCAACGGCCAATCTACCTCTGCGCCTGCAGCCGCTAGAGAGGCGGTTGTGGATGCGGCTACAGTGTTCGCCCTGGAATCTGCCGACATTGTCCTCGACTTTATTGTGCGTGGCGTGCAGCCAGGCTTCACAGCCGTTATTAGTATGATTGTCGCCGTTCTCTGTGAGATCAGTGAGCTGTCCACCACGACAAACGCCTGGTTGGATAGAGTGCAGGGGGTCAACTTGGTCAGAAGGAGCCTTGATGTCCTTGTGAGGACACGTATTGTCGATGGTCAAGTCCCTTTGCATATCTCTAGcattcttctcctccatctcGCTCTCGCGAGCAACCCAACTTCGGTTGAGAAGCTTGCAGTCTCCGGTATCCTCCCAGCCTACTCTGATAACGCCATTGTTGCTGAGGCAGAAGTGGGACGTATCGAAGCCCCGCCGAGTGCGTACAACTCTGTACACGGCGCATGGTGCGGTATGCTTCGAGTTGTCAAAGCGCTACTCTCTACCCTTCCTGATACAGCCACGTTTACCCGTACCGATGTGGTTCCATTCCTTCGTGTCGCGTCGGCCCAGATGGTTCGGGCAATGAGCTGGGATGGTGAAACGCTACTTACCAAACCTGCTCTAGAGGAGATGGAATTGGCGGCGGATATCTACTTTGGCGGGGCCTGTGCATTAGGACCAAAATCTTTGGATGACTTTGCTCTTCCTGCGCTGAATCTATTGAAGGGAATCAGATTCGCCTTTTCTCATCCTCGGTTACTGTCGACTCTCCTGGTCCCCTCatcggaagaagaaaaaggaaagtTGGAGGATGAGTTGGCGTTAATCGATGATGAGAAGGATGCGGACTTGTTTGACGTCAAGAGGACACCCATCATTGCCGGGAGGACAACGACGCTGTTGAGGATAGCCAGAACAGTCTTATTCACACTGGTTGTGATCACTCGTGCATGGGAGGCTTTGAGGGAAGCGATCGAGCCCGAGCAGGTGGAGGATAACATCCTCTTAACTGACGATGAAACAGCAGGAGGTACATCTTCCGATCCTGTCGGTATTATCAACGATATCTATGTCCTCACACAGAATATCCTCGAAAGATTACCTTCGTTAACACCTACCCTGGGCGGGCAGTACAAGTTGACCCCGAGCGCCGATGCTACGCAGGCTATCAGAGATATTGCCACACAACTCCTCGAATCCTCGTCACTCGTCTCATTCACGCAATTATTACTTCGACACGCGCTTCTGGCGCCAGAGGAGCAAGGGTTTGAGCAGGATACTTCTACGGACCTGGATGCAGACAGTGCAAGTGTTAAAAGAAGATTATCGCTATCACAAGGAGGAAGTAAGGAGGGAATGGTGTTGCGAGAGCTAGCAGGGGACCTGAGGGGTATGTTGATTGGTGAGGGCGGAATGATGGGGGTGCTGAGGAATATGACGGATCGAGTATTCGGGGCGGAAGAGGCGTAA
- a CDS encoding uncharacterized protein (Similar to TIGR gene model, INSD accession AAW44001.1) gives MSRYLPQSHQGTIPTIIPPQHAESKRDRKRRETVNKIEMLHDESWRTRDEKFGAMYKEYHAENKMVNSQPPTSAKYLLHAYPVSIERDARLEAAEEEYQYKVSQARKMYEQERESIEAQYWEARDQIRQRLLGAIEDRRKRLREEKEGGEIITESLLEADVRKPKRRSFFTTSTSTTRSTSPSGTNASSRDKSPSSARVNPADLMHHSELTPTLALISTDDILSNDSSLHVRPAPAGSTTYVPTQAGKRGGPRGKAAETTGEGKELAAPGTSAALGIAAAQSNNRSRGVGGTRDQTLTLGRSLAELAKMTQAAQLEVDGDWARMQGNQGRGRRARGD, from the exons ATGTCCAGGTATCTCCCGCAGTCACACCAGGGTACCATCCCCACAATCATTCCACCACAACATGCAGAGTCCAAGCGTGACAGAAAGCGCAGAGAGACCGTCAATAAGATAGAGATGCTTCACGATGAGAGCTGGAGGACAAGGGATGA GAAATTTGGTGCCATGTACAAAGAATACCATGCCGAAAACAAAATGGTCAACAGCCAACCGCCTACTTCGGCCAAATACTTGCTCCATGCGTATCCTGTAAGCATCGAACGTGACGCCAGACTTGAAGCCGCCGAAGAAGAGTACCAATACAA AGTGAGCCAAGCGCGAAAGATGTACGAGCAAGAGCGGGAGAGTATCGAGGCGCAGTATTGGGAGGCGAGAGACCAAATTCGCCAGAGATTATTAGGTGCTATTGAGGACAGGAGAAAGAGATTACGtgaggaaaaggaaggtGGGGAGATCATCACAG AATCTCTACTTGAAGCGGACGTTCGTAAACCCAAGCGCCGCTCATTCTTTACCAcatccacctccaccacaCGCTCGACTTCTCCTTCCGGCACCAACGCCTCATCCCGTGACAAGTCTCCCTCAAGTGCGCGGGTTAATCCTGCTGATCTTATGCACCACTCCGAACTCACTCCTACACTCGCTCTTATTTCCACCGACGACATCCTCTCCAACGATTCGTCCTTACATGTACGTCCGGCTCCTGCTGGGTCCACGACATACGTCCCTACTCAGGCAGGCAAGCGTGGTGGGCCCAGAGGCAAGGCTGCAGAGACCACCGGGGAAGGCAAGGAGCTCGCTGCTCCTGGTACCTCCGCAGCGTTGGGCATCGCGGCCGCGCAGTCAAATAACAGGAGCCGCGGTGTGGGTGGTACTAGGGACCAGACGTTGACTTTGGGCAGGAGTCTTGCGGAGTTGGCCAAGATGACACAAGCAGCACAACTTGAAGTTGACGGAGACTGGGCTCGGATGCAGGGTAATCAGGGCCGAGGTAGGAGGGCCAGGGGTGATTAG